TGGAAATCGGCACTCAATCAGTTTACGATCATCTTCGGCGACAGGATGCCGACTTATTAACCGACAAACCCATTTACACAAAATCCTTTACAGGCCCAAACCTGGTAATCATCATGGTTCACCTTGCCATCTGGTTTTTTGTGTCGTTTTTCTGCGGCATCATGGCCGTTGATCAACTCGACACTATCAGAATCGGTGGTTTTCCCCTCGGATTCTGGATCGCCAATCAAGGGTCGATCATCACCTTTGTTATTTTGATCTGGACCTATGTCGGGATGATGAACAGGCTCGACATCAAGTATGACGTGCACGAAGGGTAGTCACCCGGCAGGCCGCAGGATGACAACGAAAATTCGCTAACTTTATGAGGTGAAAATATGAGTATTCTGACTTGGACATGGATTCTTACGGGATTGAGCTTTGCCCTGTACATCTACATCGCTTATGCTTGCCGGGCTAAGTCCACCGGCGACTTCTATGCGGCCGAGCAATCGGTGCCGGCAGTCTTGAACGGTATGGCGACCGGTGCTGACTGGATGTCGGCCGCCTCCTTTATCTCGATGGCCGGTTTGATCTCCTTTATGGGCCGTGACGGCTCCTTTTACCTGATGGGCTGGACTGGCGGCTATGTTTTGCTTGCCATGCTCTTCGGTCCC
This window of the Deltaproteobacteria bacterium HGW-Deltaproteobacteria-4 genome carries:
- a CDS encoding DUF4212 domain-containing protein, producing MVHLAIWFFVSFFCGIMAVDQLDTIRIGGFPLGFWIANQGSIITFVILIWTYVGMMNRLDIKYDVHEG